In Streptomyces sp. NBC_01381, a genomic segment contains:
- the paaC gene encoding 1,2-phenylacetyl-CoA epoxidase subunit PaaC, translating to MTAPVSTTATAAAIALGDDALVLSHRLGEWAGHAPVLEEDVALANIALDLLGQARILLSMAGDEDELAYLREERAFRNVQLVEQPNGDFAHTIARQLYFSTYQSLLYGQLAGGDGAFAPLAAKAVKEVAYHQDHAEQWTLRLGDGTAESHERMQRGIDALWRFTGEMFRPVEGLGDSDGVNWEALREGWTESVTAVIEKATLTVPSGPQEGAWTAGAGRQGLHTESFGRMLAEMQHLHRSHPGASW from the coding sequence GTGACCGCGCCCGTTTCCACGACCGCCACCGCCGCGGCCATCGCCCTGGGCGACGACGCGCTGGTGCTCTCGCACCGCCTCGGGGAGTGGGCGGGCCACGCACCCGTCCTGGAGGAAGACGTCGCCCTCGCGAACATCGCCCTCGACCTGCTCGGCCAGGCCCGCATCCTGCTCTCGATGGCCGGCGACGAGGACGAGCTGGCGTATCTGCGCGAGGAGCGCGCCTTCCGCAACGTCCAGCTGGTCGAGCAGCCGAACGGCGACTTCGCCCACACCATCGCCCGCCAGCTCTACTTCTCCACATACCAATCCCTGCTGTACGGGCAGTTGGCGGGCGGGGACGGCGCGTTCGCACCGCTGGCGGCGAAGGCGGTCAAGGAGGTCGCCTACCACCAGGACCACGCCGAGCAGTGGACGCTGCGGCTCGGCGACGGGACGGCCGAGAGCCATGAGCGCATGCAGCGCGGGATCGACGCGCTGTGGCGGTTCACCGGGGAAATGTTCCGGCCGGTGGAGGGCCTCGGCGACTCCGACGGTGTCAACTGGGAAGCGTTGCGCGAGGGTTGGACGGAATCGGTGACCGCGGTCATCGAGAAGGCGACGCTGACCGTGCCCTCCGGTCCCCAGGAAGGGGCCTGGACGGCGGGTGCGGGCCGCCAGGGTCTGCACACCGAGTCCTTCGGGCGGATGCTCGCCGAGATGCAGCATCTGCACCGCAGCCACCCGGGGGCGTCATGGTGA
- the paaD gene encoding 1,2-phenylacetyl-CoA epoxidase subunit PaaD, whose translation MVTTPTAPEMPTALEKELLAIAGSVPDPELPVLSLAELGVLRAVHVRAPGKVDVELTPTYTGCPAIETMTADIEQVLHERGMAEVSVRTVLSPAWSTDDISAEGRRKLAEFGIAPPRPHSAGEPGSSGGPVPLTLSVRCPHCGSTDTELLSRFSSTACKALRRCVSCREPFDHFKEL comes from the coding sequence ATGGTGACCACGCCGACCGCACCCGAGATGCCCACCGCCCTGGAGAAGGAACTCCTGGCCATCGCAGGGTCGGTGCCCGACCCGGAGCTGCCCGTGCTCTCCCTGGCCGAGCTCGGAGTGCTCCGCGCCGTCCATGTCCGCGCACCGGGCAAGGTCGATGTCGAGCTGACCCCCACCTACACGGGCTGCCCGGCCATAGAGACCATGACCGCCGACATCGAGCAGGTCCTGCACGAGCGCGGGATGGCCGAGGTATCGGTCCGCACCGTGCTCTCTCCCGCCTGGTCGACGGACGACATCAGCGCCGAAGGCCGCCGCAAGCTGGCCGAGTTCGGCATCGCACCCCCGCGCCCGCACAGCGCCGGCGAGCCCGGCAGCTCCGGCGGTCCTGTCCCCCTCACCCTCTCGGTCCGCTGCCCGCACTGCGGCTCGACCGACACCGAACTGCTCAGCCGCTTCTCGTCGACGGCCTGCAAGGCGCTGCGCCGGTGCGTCTCCTGCCGTGAACCGTTCGACCACTTCAAGGAGTTGTGA
- a CDS encoding 2Fe-2S iron-sulfur cluster-binding protein, giving the protein MARFHQLRVTAVDQLTDDSVALTFDVPPALREEYRYDAGQHLAVRRFVDGTEIRRTYSICAPAPDPAAPEGPRTLRVGVRLVEGGAFSTYAMKEVVVGDELEVMTPAGRFTLEPAPGRYAAVVGGSGITPVLSIVTTLLAREPDATFCLIRSDRTAASTMFLEEVADLKDRWPDRFQLVTVLSREEQQSGLDSGRLDEERLGSLLPALLSVGEVSAWFLCGPFGLVQGAERTLRGLGVPRQRIHEEIFHVDDGLATPAVPATAPSHSTVTVTLDGRSGTWPVRDGESLLDTVLRNRADAPYACKGGVCGTCRAFRVSGEVRMDRNFALEPEETDAGYVLACQSHPATDTVELDFDR; this is encoded by the coding sequence ATGGCGCGCTTCCACCAGCTCCGGGTAACGGCGGTCGACCAGCTCACCGACGACTCCGTGGCCCTGACCTTCGACGTGCCTCCCGCCCTGCGCGAGGAGTATCGCTATGACGCCGGTCAGCACCTGGCCGTGCGCCGCTTCGTCGACGGCACCGAGATCCGGCGCACCTACTCGATCTGCGCACCGGCGCCGGACCCCGCAGCCCCCGAAGGGCCCCGCACTCTGCGCGTCGGGGTGCGGCTCGTCGAGGGCGGCGCCTTCTCGACGTACGCCATGAAGGAAGTCGTCGTCGGCGACGAACTGGAAGTGATGACCCCGGCAGGCCGGTTCACCCTGGAACCGGCGCCCGGGCGGTACGCGGCGGTGGTGGGCGGCAGCGGCATCACACCGGTGCTCTCCATCGTGACGACGCTTCTCGCGCGCGAGCCGGACGCCACGTTCTGTCTCATCCGGAGCGACCGCACGGCGGCGTCGACGATGTTCCTCGAAGAGGTCGCCGACCTCAAGGACCGCTGGCCGGACCGGTTCCAGCTGGTGACGGTGCTCTCCCGGGAGGAGCAGCAGTCGGGGCTCGACTCCGGGCGGCTCGACGAGGAGCGGCTCGGCAGCCTGTTGCCGGCGCTGCTGAGCGTCGGGGAGGTCTCGGCCTGGTTCCTCTGCGGTCCGTTCGGTCTGGTGCAGGGTGCGGAGAGAACGCTCCGCGGCCTCGGTGTGCCGCGACAGCGCATCCACGAGGAGATATTCCACGTGGACGACGGCCTCGCGACCCCTGCCGTCCCTGCCACGGCCCCCTCGCACAGCACCGTGACGGTCACCCTCGACGGACGCTCCGGCACCTGGCCGGTGCGCGACGGGGAGTCCCTGCTCGACACCGTGCTGCGCAACCGCGCGGACGCGCCGTACGCCTGCAAGGGCGGCGTGTGCGGGACCTGCAGGGCCTTCCGGGTCTCGGGCGAGGTGCGGATGGACCGCAACTTCGCGCTGGAGCCCGAGGAGACCGACGCCGGCTATGTCCTGGCCTGCCAGTCGCATCCCGCCACGGACACGGTGGAGCTGGACTTCGACCGCTGA
- a CDS encoding acyl-CoA dehydrogenase family protein, whose amino-acid sequence MDFTFTEEQQAAVEAAKAVFASVAPDGVPSPALTPGAVAEDFDRALWAKLADADLLSLLLDPEYDGAGLDAIALCLVLRESAKVLARVPLLESSAAAYAVQTHGGEELKRRILAPAARGELVLTVAASGRTGHDPAELAVTARRDGEDWLLDGVQTAVPWAQNADIVVVPAHTTAGRSLLALIPRVHEGLTLGEQVSTNGERLGELRLESVRIGAGDVIEADGAWDRLRDLLATGTCALALGLGEGVLRMTGEYTSKREQFGFPVATFQAVAVQAADRYIDLRAMEVTLWQAAWRVSTGASGALPATGDVAVAKIWASDGVRRVVQTAQHLHGGFGSDTDYPLHRYHAWAKQLELSLGPAAAHEEALGDLLAAHPLG is encoded by the coding sequence GTGGACTTCACCTTCACCGAGGAACAGCAGGCGGCCGTCGAGGCGGCGAAGGCGGTCTTCGCCTCCGTCGCCCCGGACGGAGTGCCCAGTCCCGCCCTCACCCCGGGAGCGGTGGCCGAGGACTTCGACCGCGCGCTGTGGGCCAAGCTCGCCGACGCCGACCTGCTGAGCCTGCTCCTCGACCCCGAGTACGACGGCGCGGGCCTGGACGCGATCGCCCTCTGCCTGGTCCTGCGCGAGTCGGCGAAGGTGCTCGCCCGCGTCCCGCTCCTGGAGAGCAGCGCGGCCGCGTACGCCGTACAGACCCATGGCGGCGAGGAGTTGAAGCGCCGCATCCTCGCCCCGGCCGCCCGCGGTGAGCTGGTCCTGACGGTCGCGGCGAGCGGACGCACGGGCCACGACCCCGCCGAACTCGCCGTCACCGCACGGCGGGACGGCGAAGACTGGCTGCTCGACGGCGTCCAGACGGCCGTGCCCTGGGCGCAGAACGCCGACATCGTGGTGGTGCCCGCCCACACGACCGCCGGCCGGTCCCTGCTCGCCCTGATCCCGCGCGTGCACGAGGGCCTCACCCTCGGCGAGCAGGTCTCCACGAACGGGGAGCGGCTCGGCGAGCTCCGCCTGGAGTCGGTGCGGATCGGCGCCGGCGACGTCATCGAGGCCGACGGGGCCTGGGACCGGCTGCGCGATCTGCTCGCCACCGGCACCTGCGCGCTTGCTCTCGGCCTCGGCGAGGGCGTGCTGCGGATGACCGGCGAATACACCAGCAAGCGGGAGCAGTTCGGGTTCCCCGTCGCCACCTTCCAGGCCGTGGCCGTGCAGGCCGCCGACCGCTATATCGACCTGCGCGCGATGGAGGTCACCCTCTGGCAGGCCGCCTGGCGCGTCAGCACCGGCGCGAGCGGCGCCCTGCCCGCCACGGGAGACGTGGCCGTCGCGAAGATCTGGGCCTCCGACGGCGTACGGCGGGTGGTGCAGACGGCGCAGCATCTGCACGGCGGCTTCGGCTCCGACACCGACTACCCGCTGCACCGCTACCACGCCTGGGCCAAGCAGCTGGAGCTGTCCCTCGGCCCGGCCGCGGCGCATGAGGAGGCCCTGGGCGACCTGCTGGCCGCCCACCCCCTCGGCTGA
- a CDS encoding rhodanese-like domain-containing protein — protein sequence MPTVVVDDLANGDFLLDVREDDEWQAGHAAGALHIPMSEFVARYGELTEAAPQDGRVHVICRSGARSAQVAMYLGQQGIDAVNVDGGMQVWQATGRPVVDDKGQPGTVI from the coding sequence GTGCCCACGGTCGTCGTCGACGACCTCGCGAACGGTGATTTTCTCCTTGACGTCCGCGAGGACGACGAGTGGCAGGCGGGGCATGCCGCGGGTGCGCTGCACATCCCGATGAGTGAGTTCGTCGCCCGCTACGGCGAGTTGACCGAGGCCGCGCCGCAGGACGGCAGGGTCCACGTCATCTGCCGGTCCGGGGCGCGCTCGGCGCAGGTCGCCATGTACCTCGGGCAGCAGGGCATCGACGCGGTGAACGTCGATGGCGGCATGCAGGTCTGGCAGGCCACGGGCCGGCCCGTGGTCGACGACAAGGGCCAGCCGGGCACCGTGATCTAG
- a CDS encoding J domain-containing protein: MTTPEAEPTQPETPDPESADADRGAPEGASGGEAGQGAGGRPEDRLEKAVRAAEQALIEYEIAVETFRVEVENFSRLHHQKLGPMYARLDELDAEIAEALAARSGDPEDRRKADEARARVMPMPGVEELFHGWMDTDGLYPEAAAMLTEQSVRPPQRVRPSDEARKLFRDLVRKAHPDLAQDDQERARRDEFITRVNAAYARGDEPLLRELSDEWAAGPVPDAQRPSRSEELYARLEWLAQRKELLSVVARDLEEGAIGSMLRMAPDDPDTLLDEIAEQLLAQVTEREAELARLTA; this comes from the coding sequence GTGACGACCCCGGAAGCCGAGCCGACGCAGCCTGAGACACCTGACCCCGAGTCCGCCGATGCCGACCGCGGAGCTCCTGAGGGGGCTTCTGGCGGGGAGGCGGGGCAAGGGGCCGGTGGGCGGCCCGAGGACCGGCTCGAGAAGGCGGTGCGGGCGGCCGAGCAGGCGCTGATCGAGTACGAGATCGCCGTCGAGACGTTCCGGGTCGAGGTGGAGAACTTCTCCCGGCTTCACCACCAGAAGCTCGGCCCGATGTACGCGCGCCTGGACGAGCTGGACGCGGAGATCGCCGAGGCCTTGGCGGCCCGCAGCGGTGACCCGGAGGACCGGCGCAAGGCGGACGAGGCGCGGGCGCGGGTCATGCCGATGCCGGGCGTCGAGGAACTGTTCCACGGCTGGATGGACACGGACGGGCTCTACCCGGAAGCCGCCGCGATGCTGACCGAGCAGTCGGTGCGGCCGCCGCAGCGGGTGCGGCCGAGCGACGAGGCCCGCAAGCTCTTCCGCGACCTGGTCCGCAAGGCCCACCCCGACCTGGCGCAGGACGACCAGGAGCGCGCCCGCCGCGACGAGTTCATCACGCGGGTCAATGCCGCCTACGCCCGCGGGGACGAGCCCCTGCTGCGGGAGCTGTCCGACGAGTGGGCCGCGGGGCCGGTGCCCGATGCGCAGCGGCCGAGCCGCAGCGAGGAGCTCTACGCCCGCCTCGAGTGGCTCGCCCAGCGCAAGGAGCTGCTCTCCGTGGTCGCCCGTGACCTTGAGGAGGGCGCGATCGGCTCGATGCTGCGGATGGCGCCGGACGACCCGGACACCTTGCTCGACGAGATCGCCGAGCAGCTGCTCGCGCAGGTCACCGAGCGCGAGGCGGAGCTGGCGCGGCTCACCGCCTAG
- a CDS encoding DUF2252 domain-containing protein produces MVVAETGGTRSGEVRSDGTRSGGARLPQVDGFARWPSPASPKREGKALRERVSRAAHAWFAEDDGRPDPVAAVEESNRSRLAELTPIRIGRMAATPFAFLRGSAGLMAYDLARTPATGIGAQICGDAHAANFGLYADARGGLVIDLNDFDETAHGPWEWDVKRLAASLVLAGREAGASEDACEEAAFDAVGAYRRTMRLLAKLPSLDAWNAIADEELVSHTDARDLLGTLERVSEKARQNTSAKFAAKSTERVEGDDGSTAGWRFVDAPPVLRRIPDAEAAEVTSALGTYLGTLAEDRLPLLARYAIQDVAFRVVGTGSVGLRSYVVLLLDHRGEPLVLQVKEARPSALLPHLPVAGFDVPQVAHEGRRVVLGQKRMQVVSDFLLGWTTVSGRPFQVRQFRNRKGSVDPAELAADQLDDYGRMTGALLARAHAHSADPRLIAGYVGKGEELDEAVARFAVAYADRTEADHADLVRAVKEGRVVAESGV; encoded by the coding sequence ATGGTCGTGGCGGAGACCGGTGGGACGCGGTCCGGCGAGGTGCGGTCCGATGGGACGCGGTCCGGCGGGGCGAGGCTGCCGCAGGTGGACGGGTTTGCCCGGTGGCCGTCCCCGGCCTCGCCCAAGCGGGAGGGCAAGGCGTTGCGGGAGCGGGTGAGCCGCGCCGCGCACGCGTGGTTCGCCGAGGACGACGGGCGGCCCGACCCGGTCGCCGCCGTCGAGGAGTCCAACCGCAGCAGGCTGGCCGAGCTGACGCCCATCCGGATCGGCAGGATGGCCGCGACGCCCTTCGCCTTCCTGCGCGGGTCCGCCGGACTCATGGCGTACGACCTCGCACGTACGCCCGCGACCGGGATCGGCGCCCAGATCTGCGGTGACGCGCACGCGGCCAACTTCGGCCTGTACGCGGACGCGCGCGGCGGCCTGGTCATCGACCTGAACGACTTCGACGAGACGGCGCACGGCCCCTGGGAGTGGGACGTCAAGCGGCTCGCCGCCTCGCTGGTGCTCGCGGGGCGCGAGGCCGGGGCGAGCGAGGACGCCTGCGAGGAGGCGGCCTTCGACGCGGTGGGGGCCTATCGCCGCACGATGCGGCTGCTCGCCAAGCTGCCGTCGCTCGACGCGTGGAACGCCATCGCGGACGAGGAGCTCGTCTCGCACACGGACGCCAGGGACCTGCTTGGCACCCTGGAGCGGGTCTCCGAGAAGGCCCGGCAGAACACGAGCGCCAAGTTCGCCGCGAAGTCCACGGAGCGGGTCGAGGGCGACGACGGCTCTACCGCGGGCTGGCGCTTCGTCGACGCTCCTCCGGTGCTGCGGCGGATACCGGACGCGGAGGCCGCCGAAGTGACGTCGGCGCTCGGCACGTATCTGGGCACGCTGGCCGAGGACCGGCTGCCGTTGCTCGCTCGGTACGCGATCCAGGACGTGGCCTTCCGGGTCGTCGGCACGGGAAGCGTCGGCCTGCGGTCGTATGTGGTGCTGCTGCTCGACCACCGGGGCGAGCCGCTGGTGCTCCAGGTCAAGGAGGCGCGGCCCTCCGCGCTGCTCCCGCATCTGCCCGTGGCGGGCTTCGATGTGCCCCAGGTCGCGCACGAGGGGCGCAGGGTGGTGCTCGGGCAGAAGCGGATGCAGGTGGTCAGCGACTTCCTGCTTGGCTGGACGACCGTGTCCGGACGGCCTTTCCAGGTACGGCAGTTCAGGAACCGCAAGGGCAGCGTGGACCCCGCGGAGCTCGCGGCCGACCAGCTGGACGACTACGGCCGGATGACCGGGGCCCTGCTGGCCCGCGCCCACGCGCACAGCGCCGATCCGCGGCTGATCGCCGGGTACGTCGGCAAGGGCGAGGAGCTGGACGAGGCGGTGGCGCGGTTCGCCGTGGCATACGCGGACCGGACGGAGGCGGATCACGCGGATCTGGTGCGTGCGGTCAAGGAGGGGCGTGTGGTCGCGGAGTCCGGAGTGTGA